Genomic window (Phragmites australis chromosome 21, lpPhrAust1.1, whole genome shotgun sequence):
GTCCTAGCCATAAAACGGTAATGATAATAGATGGTAGATCATATTTAgaaatttataactattttataCGGTGTCAGATAGAGACAAACCATGTGTTGacaatttttatttgaagtcatataTGTGCCAAATCAGATTTACAAATAATTTAACATCCATTAATTATTGGCTTAAGTCCTCTCAACGTGGTCCACTCGTGGGAGTAACTAGCACTCATAAACTACATAAAAAAAGATGAAACTAATAATATAATGATGAAACTAGTAATTTTAACCACTAACAAATGATTAACATGTTGCATATATGAATTACACTCATCGAAGCTTTTCTCTTACTTTCATGCCCAAAAATGCCGGATTTCGGACCAACTTTCACGGTCAGTTGGTATAACTCATCTTCTATGATAATGATACTAGTGGGTATCACTGCTGATTGATGAACTTTTCTGTAGTGTTTGTGTCTCATGTTAATGGCAGGTGAGCACTGCCACAAAAACTACTATCAGATGCACGTCCACATGATGCCTCAGCGTTATTAACCTACCCGAGCCATGCGCCCCTATAGATACCGCCCCCTGACTCAGCCATGCTTGGCGCACCCGAAGGGCGATCGCGACGACGACGGCGCGGCACACATAGGGTGCCCAGTCGCCTCGCCCTCCTCACCAAGAGGGCTTGTGCTCACATCTACCAATCTCCTGCACCGCGGCAGCGAAGTCGATAGTGCCTAACGCATGGGCCACGTGCTCCTCTCGGGCTACATTGTGTGAGTATACATCTTGgtggaaataaaagaaaatgttaTTTCTGAATAACAACATAAATTTGCCAAAAAAATGAAGGCAAAGACTTCTTTCTGAGCTTGCAGTCACTCGTGATCCCGTTCGCACGCTTCATCTGTCGTCGAATAATGGGAAGCTATGATCGGAAAGGTCCACCAAGTGAGCTCTCATTTTCCTAATCACATTAACGTGGCCCCTCACACATCATCTTTCTCCATTCACCCACATTGCGCCACTCTCTCAATTCACATGTTCCTTTCCCCTCTACCTCTCTCCATTAGATATTTCTAGAGGCAAGCTATTGCTCACCAGATAGGGTTTCGTTGTGGTGAAGAGGAAGGCATAGTTGATCCACAAAGAGGATTCAAGCTACTCCATGTGCAATTGAGGAGGTCACTCTCAGGATTGAGCTCCTCCAAGACGGATCGGCTCCTAATCATCAGGATCAGGTTCCTTCGCGCGGGATGGAGCTCCTTGTCGTCGGATTCGAGTACCTCAGCATCGGAATCGAGCCCCTCCATGCGGGATCGACTCCTTATTATTGGGGCcaggctcccccccccccatgagATCAAGTTTCTCTTCATTCATGCGGGGCTCTTCCCTGTGGGATTGAGCTCCCAATCATCTAGAATGACCTCCTCCACGCGGGGTGAGCTCTACAACTTCTCTTTGAATTTTTCCTCTCCTATGTCTAGATTGGGTTGCAAATATGCAGTGAGTTTCCTCAAGGATTGCATTGATCTACTTGCAGAGATGCAACAAATTGCTTATGATTTCCACCGATTTGCTTTTTGCACTACATGCTCCCCAATTTACAcgcgccccgtccggtcttgttcgtcatcatgccgttcttcaacgggcgccgcggggagggcccaccgagcagcccaaTATGCAGAAATTTCCAGGAAAATCGAagatcgaaagttccgatgtacaaatcggaagttccgatatgcTGATTTTTCAAGGGAGGGTTTTGGGAATTTTAACTGAACGGATGTTCCGGTTTGAGACACCGGATATTTTGATATGTGCAAATTTTCAGCAAAATAGAGGCTTTTGAaggaattgaaacttgagattccgATGGATGTTTAGAGATGTTGATCAGTCGAACACTTTAGATGTTTCTTCACTTGTGATCAACAAACACACAATCATACAAAGCTGTGATGACAAGCGAATCAACACAATCCAAAGATCAAAATGGATACATTTGTATGATAATGAACTAGTAAATCCAGCAAGCGGTCAAAAACACAAATGGAACCAATAATGGTGAATTGACCTTGAAATTGGTCTTGTATGAATCCAGTTTTCGTATTAGGACTAAGATTCATTTAGAATTAGATCCCTTAGCACAAGATTCATATTTTGAGCATAAGTCACCCAAGAGTAACTTACTTGcaaaaatatcaatttattcAAATCATGTGATTTGTGTATGCTCATTGAGAGAACAACACGTTGCCTAGACATGTTCACCATATTAGTTCAAACACATTAGCAAATATGCAAACATTGTATGCAAGGAGTCAAGTCACATTTCAAAAATCTAGGATATTTGGCTCAtatctcaactcacaaaacctatGCTCATATAggggcttggtgaagatatccgctAATTGTTTTTCGTCCTTACGTGTTGTATGTCTATGTCTCCTTTTGTGGAGTGATCATGAAGGAAATGGTGTTGGATATCTATATGCTTGGTTTGGGAATGTTGGATGTGGTTGTTGGCTATCTTGATTGTGCTTTCATTGTCTCATAATAGAGGCACTTTATTCATATGAATTTCATAATCTTTCAAAGTTTACCTCATTCAAAGCAATTGTGCACAATAACTACCCGTGGAAACATATTCCACTTCGGCAGTGGATAGGGCTAtagagttttgtttcttggaagaCCATGACACTAgagacctacccaagaattgacaTGTACCCGGgttactcttcctatccactttgcaacccaCATAATCTGCATCGGAATATCCAATGAGATTAAAACTCGAACCTTTGGGATACCAAAGCCCTAGGTTAGGTGTATGAACTAGATACCGAAGAATTTTTTTAACGGCCACTAAGTGACACTCCATCGGAGCagtttgaaatcttgcacacatgtacacactaagtataatatcgggcctagatacACAAAGATAAAGCAATGAGTGTGCGATTCTTCATTTCGACAACCcaattttgttgaggggagtagggcaccgaaaactcatgcttgattccttcttcatcaagaaattcttcaatttgagtATTTTTGAATTCACTTCTATTGTCacttctaatattttttatcttcaagttgaactcattttgggctcttcttgcaAATTTCTTGAATGTTTGTTGAGTTTCACTCTTGTCATGCAAAAAAATTCCCAAGTCAaatgagaataatcatcaataattactaatctatatttgttaccgccaatgcttatATAAGCAATAGGACCAAAAAGATCCATGTGAAGTAATTCCAATGGTCTTGTGGTCATCATGATGTTCTCGGCGGGATAAGGTGCTCCAATTTGCTTTTCaacttgacatgcactacaaatccTATATTTCTCAAAGGAAGCATTTGTTAGTCCCAAAATGTGCTCACCCTTTAGAAGTTTGCTAAGATTCCTCATATCAGCATAGGCTAGCCTACGATGCTATAGCTACTCCATGCTAGATTTAGCCATGAAACAAGTCTCAAAGCTAGCTTTATCCCATgaaaaattcacaagataaaGCTTGCCCTTCATATAACCTTTGAAGACTATTAAGGAATCATCTCTTCTAAATACCGTCACATCAACATTGGTAAACAAGCAATTGAAGAccatttcacataattgagGTACGGATAGTAAATTGTAGTTCAAGGATTTGACAAGCAAAACATTTGATATGGAAAGGTCATTTGAGATCGCAACTTTACCTATACCTATTACCTTTCATTTGCCATTATCTCCAAAAACAATATTCTCATGTGATGATCCACTTGtatcaaatgatgagaacattgaTTTTTCTCTGGTCGTATGATTAGTGCAACTGCTATCGATTACCCAACTTTTTCCCCCGGAGGTATAGTCATACAAAAAAGatcaatttctatttttagGTACCCACACTTGCTTGGTCATTTCGAGTTAGTCACAAGCATTTTTGGTACCCAAATAGATTTCTTAATAGAAACGTGCTTATTTCTAACACCAACATACTTAGCAACAATTCTACTATGCTatttttcttaagcacataTGATACATAAAAAGTAGCTTGAGATGCATGAATATGGTTTTGGACACTTTTGACTTTGACAAAGTTGATGAATCCTTGCTTTTGAACCAAGGTTTTAACCTTCTTTCCTTTGGGAAGATAGTatccaagtccttcatggttgAAGTTGCTTCTTTGATTACCAAGATACTCCTTGAGAGCCTTACTACCCATATGGCATTTTAAAAGGCCATTGTGAAAGAGTCCCATAAGCTTCTCATTTTGGCTTGCTAATACTTGCATAGATTTAGAGTTAGTAGCAGAAACATCAATATCAATATCTTTGCATTAGAACAATCAATATTATTTAGTACATTAGTATAGCAAGATGCATCATTAGAGATGGAGGTACTATTCTTGACAATCTTAAATTCAACTTCAAGAGCTTTATAAACTCTATCTAAGCAAtcaaatttctcttgaagcattttatttgaattctcaATACTAGCATTTGAAGCTTTGGCTAACTCAAGCATCTTAGccaaattttcatttttctccctctctttagcaaggtccttcttgagtttaaggtttctctctttttcaaagatgagcaattcttcttgcttctcgagaGTTTCCTCTTGACCTTATATTGTCTCAAGTAACTCACATATGATAGGTAAAGATATTTTACTTAAATCATCTAGCAAGTCgtcatcactatcactactaCTACCATGCTCACTAGTAACATCAATGTTAAGGGATTTGGTAGTAGATGATACCTTGCGcccttttgccataagacaaACGGGTGCCTCGTCGTCGCTTGAGTGATCAAATAGTGACTTGGTTGGTGGAGTGGTTGCAAAGGCAATAGTTGCAACACCTTCATCCTCATCGGAGTCAGTGTCGGAGttgttggaatcccactcttgACCAATGTGAGCTTGCCCTTTGTAGTTCTTCTTATGATACTTGCTCTTGTCTTTCTTGTGGTGCTTGTCTTTCTTCTCATTGtctttcttgtccttcttgttcggacaatcggTTATAAAGTGACCCAGCTCatcacattcatagcatcttctCAATGAATATCTTCCCTTTAACTTTTTGAAGGCTTTCCTTCTACTATCCTTGTTGTAGCCACTTTTATTGAGAAACTTGTTGATTATTCTAACAAAGAGTGCCATGTCATCCTTTCCTTGATGATCTTcactctcatcttcacttgtgcttgattcaACTTCTCTTTTTGCTTTCAAGGTGAGATCTTGCTTCTTTGAGCTTGAGCCTTGGTTGGTGAGGTCATAAACTTCCTTAGACTCTTGTTGCATCAAGTCATGTGCTAGAATTATTCTAAGGACATCATGAGATGTGAGATCATTGAAGTCTTGTCGCTCCCTGATGAGTGTCACCAATGTGACATTTCTTGATGTGATAGCCCGGAGCATCCTCTTGACGATGAAGTTGTCGgtcatcagaacttccgatataCAATATCAGAACTTCCAATTTGCTTGAATATAGAACAAAGctaaatctatgagcaacaatGAGTTAAACTATGAAATGCAAGATGCAATAGGATAATATACTATTCAATTTGGAGAAGAACTACCAAGCACAAAGTCTAACTCAAGATATTAACCGAATTGCTCGCAAACACATAAAAGGAGAGAAATAACCAAAGAGGGGAGACACCACAAATTTGTTTCCGAAGTTCGGATCCTTGACGGGATCCTACATCTCTATTGAgcagctcggtcacacttgagccgagtCACTTTCAATCCTTTCATCACGAGGTTGCACAAAGCACTCCTTGGCTCCACTTGGTATTCCTTCCCTTTCGAAGGCGGAATCTGGCCTTCACAAACTCTCACGGCGCACCACAAGTGATTTGGTGGCTCGTAAGTCACTCCTAGCCATTTAGGAGAcctcaatctccaagagtaacaaatgcgcaCAAAGAATGCTTGGAGATAAAtcctagtgctcaaagatgaaaTCAACCCACTTTCACTAGATCTCTCACTCAAAACCCTTTCACAAGATGTAGCACAAAGCTAGGGGAGTGGAGAGATGAACTTTGGGTCTCTAGAGAGGTTCTAACTTGTCAAAGAACCAGCAACCTAAAGATATGAGAGAGGTGGAGTGTTTATAGGTACCCCAAAAACTAGCAGTTATGCACTTTTTTAGCCCACATCAGAACTTTCGATCAGTGAAAAGTAACAACATTCATTAGTTCTACTCAAACCAAGAACTGGGGACATACacatatcagaacttccgatctgAAACATCAGAATTTCCAATTCAAGCGAGAACTTCCCGAGCTCTAGAGATTTAAACACATCGGACATGCCAGCTCACATCAAAACTTCTGATTAAAatcatcagaacttccgatcaaGCCGAGAATTTCCCGAGCACTAGAAATTTAACTACACAGGACACTACAgcacacatcagaacttccgatcaaAAACATCAAAACTTCTGGTGAAGTCAAAACCATACCGAGCGCTGAGATTTTTAAACCACCAGACACTCTGGCTGGTATCGGAACTTCCAATATAACCCATCGAAACTTCTGATATCAACTATTTTTTCTAAAACCAAGTGACGTGAATGTGAAATGTGTCTCTCATCTAGAGGtaaactttgagcactaagttcaTAACAAAGTCTTCAATGctacatccctcttaatagtacggcattcCTATACtcaattcaaaataaattgcTATAGCTATTGGAATAACCATGCgctatcttctttcttcatttttgggGATCGCCACCGTTGTCTAGCTTTCATCAATGGaacttttacctattcaaaagctcattaaacatattagtctcttAACCATTTGccgtcaatcatcaaaacccacttagagggtctagatgcactttcagccttggatgaacacttttagtactttgatggcttggatgtcttctcaagtgtatattgatttctctggactccagcatctTCAATTGGACGAGTGGAGGGGTACATATAGCGTCAACCACACGGACTAGTAGTTGCTCTAAcaactcaactttactgtgaacaccgaatgacccggtaacaacagtagtacaagcaccagaccatccgatatgtacatcagtggatactagccgttgaaacctcACTCAAACTTCTTTTGAATACCAGATTATTCgtatatacttcatctccatcatcaaaatatccggtgtgtatacttaaGCCTGATTGAGCCaatttcttcacttttcaactgTTCGGCGAGTACATATTCTGAtaaccggacctttcggtgtgttGATTTTCATCTCTTTGCAACTCTTtggaaaacactctggtgtgcactaTCATCTAGTCACTGGACCTttcggtgtattgatcttcaacCTTTGATAGTTGCAGTCTTCTCTGGAACAAATGCTCCGGTATGTAGAGCAcacagatcaccagactatctggtgaagtcatttctttcctcctctgagtgaaaacactctggtgtgtgtAGACTCCTAAGCACCGAA
Coding sequences:
- the LOC133903194 gene encoding uncharacterized protein LOC133903194 — translated: MTDNFIVKRMLRAITSRNVTLVTLIRERQDFNDLTSHDVLRIILAHDLMQQESKEVYDLTNQGSSSKKQDLTLKAKREVESSTSEDESEDHQGKDDMALFVRIINKFLNKSGYNKDSRRKAFKKLKGRYSLRRCYECDELGHFITDCPNKKDKKDNEKKDKHHKKDKSKYHKKNYKGQAHIGQEWDSNNSDTDSDEDEGVATIAFATTPPTKSLFDHSSDDEAPVCLMAKGRKVSSTTKSLNIDVTSEHGSSSDSDDDLLDDLSKISLPIICELLETI